Below is a genomic region from Candidatus Cloacimonas sp..
TTAATTGACGCAATTTGGCAGCCAAATCATCATTATTGGTTAAACACATTCCTGCATCGCCCATTGCGCCTAAATTCTTGGAAGGGAAAAAGGATAAAGTTCCAATATCGCCAAAAGAGCAGCTCATTTTTCCATTCCAAGAGGAACCAATACCCTGGGCATTATCTTCAATCACTTTTAAATTATATTTAGCAGCAATTGCCATTATGGAATCCATATCGGCACACTGTCCAAATAGATGAACAGGTAAAATTGCTTTAGTATTTTCCGTTATCGCTGCCTCAATTTTATCAGGATCAAGATTGAAAGTTAAAGGGTCTATATCTACAAAAACAGGTCTGGCATTATTACGCCAAATGGATGAAGCAGTGGCAAAAAAACTGAAAGGAGTGGTGATAACTTCATCACCCTGTCCAATTTCCAACGCTTTTATCGCTAAAACCAGAGCATCCGTTCCGGAAGCACAACCGATTGCATTTTTAATTCCTAAGTATTTAGCCATTTTGTCTTCAAATAATTTTACTTGAGGTCCCATAATATACTGATGTTCAGTAATCACATTATCCAGTGCTTCTTTTATTTCTCCTATTATAGGTGCATATTGAGCTTTCAGATCCAGCATTGGCACATTCATTTCTTTTTATCTCCTTTAATTTGTAGTAAGGGCTCTAATACCAAGTATAATGGTAACGACGGAAGAAGTGAGCGTAACGATATCTTTTACATCAGTCCAAGTGGAACGATCTGATTGAGCAGGCACAAAAACAGTATCTCCCGGTTTGATGTATAATTCTTTATTCGGCTTAACCCAATTTCCACTTGTGCCGCGAATAATTCTATCTTTACCAGAACTTCTGTTATTAGTGTATCCACCTGCTGCCTGAATATAATACTTCCAGTCCTTACCTTCCATCCAAGGAATCATTCCAGGATTTTTAACTTGACCGCTAACCCAGACCATATCAATTTTTTCGGGAATGTAAATAATATCTCCATTGTATAAAACAGGATTTGCTTCTTTGCCTTCACTGTTCATCATTTTTACTGGGTCTATACTATATTTTCCTTTCAGTTGTAATAAATTAGTTCTTAGATAGGAATATTCGAGGGGGGTCATATCTCCCATACTTCTATTTAGTAACATTTCGAAATATGGATCAGGATCGGCATTTACATTTTCGTTATAATAGACCATTGTTTTAACATCGCCGCGCTTGGTCAATCCACCTGCCTGTTGCAAAACTTCATAGAGAGTTGTATTGGCATCAATAACATATTCACCGGGATTTTTTACCTGACCGAATATCTTAATTCTTTGTCGGGTTCTTATTTCTGAATCACAGGATATGATAAGGCGATCGTCAGCTTTGAGCGGAAAGTTTAGCAAGGAAGGGTTATTTTTTAAATCATAGTTTAAGACATCATAATCAATGCGGTTTTCTTTATAGCGGTAGAGCTGAATTTTGGCAATATCGGCATCAAAAGTAAAGCCCAAAGATAGTTCTACTATGGTGCCAAGTTTATCGCCCTCCACAAATTCCAGTTCACCGGGCAGGTTAATTCCCCCCTCAATGGAAATAAAATTTTGGATGGCAGGAACAAAGACCAAATCGCCATCTTTTAGAAATGGATTATTACTAAGATCACCCAGACGATAAAATTTTAGCAGATCATAGGTCTCCGTTTTACCGTTACGGGTTATTTTGATACTGCGTAAACCCTGATTTTGAGCATAGTCCTTGCTTTTTTCTTTTTCAGGATTGGGAGGGCTTAATTGTTCAGCCGGCTTGGGGGTTTCTTCAAGAACTGGCTGTTCTATCTTCATAGCTTCTATTACAGCATTTCTATTAAGAGCAAGAAGATCAGAAAGTCGATTCAGAGGAGTTAGTTGATATACGCCAGGATTTTCTACATAACCGGTCAAACTGACGGAAATATATATTTGTTGCTGCTCTGGAGCAGGTTCAATAGCAAACAATAGGCAAAAAGTAAGGGACAGGATCAGCAGAAGTTTAATTTTCATAATATTCTATCATTCGGGTGATGATGTCATCCAATTTCAGTTTAGGTTCCCAACCGATAAAATCTTTAATTTTAGATAAATCAGGTTCCCTATGCATCATATCTTCAAAACCCTCTTCAAAAGCATCCGCATAACTCATATATTCAATCCGGGATTTACTATGGCACATATCCTTAACTTTCTTAGCCAGATCAGTTATAGAGATGGATTCGGTTGTTCCCACATTAAAAATCTCTCCGGCGCATTCAGTTGTATTCATCAGTTTGGTAAATGCATCTATCACATCAGATACATCTGCAAAACAACGAGTTTGTTCTCCTGTTCCGTAAATCACGAGGGGCTGATTTAACAGCGCAGCTTTTATAAATTTGGGTAACACCATTCCATATTGTCCAGTTTGGCGCGGACCTACCGTATTAAAACAACGGACAATAACTACGGGTAATTTTTTTTCGCGATAGAATGCCAGAGCTAAAAATTCATCTATTGCCTTACTACAACCGTAACCCCACCTGCTTATATGAGTGGAGCCCAATAAACGATCATCTGTTTCCGCAAAGGGAACTTGCTCACTTTTACCATAAATTTCACTGGTAGAAGCGATCAACGCTTTGGCTTTATATTTGTTACAAAGTTCTAATACATTATCCGTTCCCATTATATTGGTTTTCAGTGATAGTAGCGGATTTTCAATTATGTATTTCACTCCCACCGCTGCCGCTAAGTGATAGACCTGATCTACATTACTTATTAGTTTCTCCAATAGCTCGCGATTCAATACACTGCCTATCGTTAAATGAAATTTTGGTTTATCCTTAAAGGACTCAATATTTTCCAGACGACCTGTAGATAGGTTGTCAATAACAAAAACCTCGTTGCCCTCATCCAATAGCTTTTCTGCCAAATGTGAGCCGATAAAACCGGACCCACCTGTTACCAGAACTCTCATATATTCTCCATATTATATTATAAGCATATTTTATGTGATTATCAAACGATTAGGTATAATGATTTGATAGTTGGTATTTTGTCAATGAGAAAGTAGGTTCAGAACTCCCATTAAAATAAATTGGGGTATTACAAGTTACTGATATTCAACTCGTTTTTCCGTTGGACTCGTGTTTTGTTTGGTTTTTGAAGCTAAACCGATTCTTCTTGAGTGTGCAACGAGATTAAGAGGTAACAAGAAATTTTATTCGTTGTCTGATACTTTCAAAGCGTGTAGTTTTTGACTCTAAACCGATTCTTCCTGTTATTGCAACTATATGCAGAGGTAACAAAATATATTGTTTATTGCCTTCAACTGCCAAAGCTGAAGCTCGGTTTAGAGTTAAAAAAATCTTGCAGTAGCTCATCCGCCAGCGATCTCTTTTCTTGTTTTAACTCACAATTTTGAGGTTGGGAGACAAGTTATAGCTCGGTTGTCAGTGTTTACAATTTGCGAGAGGTGGTTACAGAGATGGTAGTGGCAAAATTGTAAGTCAAAACAAGCATCGTGTGTCTTTGACTCTAAACCGATTCTTGTTGTGATTGCAACGAGATTAAGAGGTAACAAGAAATTTTATTCGTTGTCTGATACTTTTAAAGCTGAAGCTCGGTTTAGAGTTAAAAAAAAGTTGAATTAGCTCAATTGCCAGCGATCTCTTTTCTTGTTTTAACTCACAATTTTGAAGTTGGGAAACCAATTATAGCTCATCTGTCAGTGTTTATAATTTGCGAGAGGTGGTTACAGAGATGGCAATGGCAAAATTGTAAGTCAAAACAAGCATCGGCTTAGAGAAAAAAAACATAAGTATTTATTCCTATAGTCCAAACTGCATAGCGGAAGCAAGTTCCACTTTTCTCACTCACTTCCAAGCGTCAATCAAGTGTTAATCAACCCTTAATCAAGCGTTAATTGTTAACGCTTGATTAAGGGATGTTAAACGCTAAATAAATACCTTCCAGCAAGTAAGGGAAAAAACAAAAATAGGGGGATTATATTAGGTAAGTGATTATCAAATTAGAAGAATGTAGCACTACCAAAGGTATTTAGTGTCTCCTGATTTTAGTGTTCGACAAGAAAATATTTGTTTCTGCGCCTGAGATTATCTTCCTGTTTCACCTTATTCTTTTACGGCTTTCTCCAGATTCATACTTACTTCATATCTTCAGGAAAATCGCAATTCCACAGCTCTTTACCTGCCACCATTGTTTTTGACACCTGCCAAGCATCGGGGCAAAAAACAATGTGAGAAGGGACATCAGCTATGGGAAAATCATTTTCCTTAGGCCTTAAAAAGACGATATCTGCCTCTTTACCTGTTTCCAAAGACCCAATCTGGCTATCCATACCCAGTAATTTTGCGTTTCCTAATGTTATATGGTAGAGGGCTTTAGCAGGAAAAACCGGATAATGGCTTTGACGGTAATTCATCATTTTAGCGTGAAAAAGCATATTTAATGTGGTTCCAGCTCCTACATCGCTGCCCAACCCATATTCTATTTCCGCTTCTTCAATTTTAGCTAAGGGAAATTCTCCGCTTTTCAGGAAAAAATTGGAATCAGGGCAGTGAGCAATTTTGCATTTATTGGCGGATAAGATTTGCAATTCATTATCCTGTAAATGAATGCAATGCGCTAAAAGGGACTGTTCGGTCAGTAAACCCGATTGTTCATAAACTTCCGCATAACTGGATAAACCAAAGATATCTTTCACTAACTTCAGTTCATCTTTATTTTCCGAAAGATGGGTTTGAATCCAGGCATTATGTTCTTTAGCAAATCTTCCTACCCCGCTCATCAACTCTATTGAGCAAGTGGGGGCAAAACGAGGTGTAAAAATATATTCCAGTTTGGGGTTTTTAAGGTGCCATTTTTCGTAGAGGAGAATACTTTCTTCCAGTGCTTTAAAGCCATCCTGTTTAAGGGAATCGGGGCAATTCATATCCATCAAAGTCATACCGATAAATGCGCGTATGCCAATTAGTTCTGCAATTTCAAAAGCGATATTGCAGGCATTAGAAAAAGGTGCAGTATAAATAATGGCGGTGGTTGTCCCTCCGCGTAATAAGGCAGAAAAGAACTCTCTGCTTAATTTTTCAGCGTAGAAATTATCTTGGGAGCGAGCTTCTTCAGGGAAAACATATTTATGCAGCCAAGGAAGAAGTGCCGGTTCAAAAAGTCCCCTGATGCGATATTGACTTAAATGCGTATGTAAATCGATAAATCCAGGCAAAGCATATTCATTTTGCCTGTTTTCATCTATTTTTCCTGTAAAGTTCTGTTTAGGAGTGATGGCGGAAATAATGCTGTCGGTAATGCTGATAACTTGTTCCGGCAGAAACAGTATTTCTTCGCGGGAGATGGGATTGATGATGTTAGTAAGAATATTTGGCATAGGTTATACTTTTTTGATGGCGATTACTTTGGCTCTATTTATCCCAAAATGCAGTTCCGGGGCATTTTGAGAGCCGGTTCCTTTGGCACTGCAAAGTTCGCGGATAAGTTTCTTTTGCTTATGGAAAGGTCTTTTAAGCGTTATTTCCACTCTCGTTCCAAAAGCAGGACTATTGGGAACTATGGCAAAATTTTTCACTTGGCTTTCCAATTCAATATTTTCATTTTTCCAAACGGGCTTAACATAAAGAGCTTTATTTTTAGTAAGCGTCTTATTATGTAATATTTTAGCTCCAGTTCCGCTACCGGCAACAAGATCGGGCAAACCGTCGCGATCTAAATCTCCAGTGGCATTTCCCCAACCATTATAAACTCTGGCTCCAGCCAGCCAAGTAACATCTTCAAAAGTTCCATCACCTTTATTATGATATAAATAGCTACGCTCGTTGTCGTAAACCGAAGTGATAAATAAATCCAAATAACCATCATTATCAGCGTCAAAAAAGAGAGGATCACTGTGCAATTCATCGTAAGTTATTCCTGCTTGTTTGGTTACATCGGTAAACAGCCAGTAGTAAATAGTGTCATTTTCCACTACTCTATAGGTTAATCCGTCATTTCTAAGCAGCATACTGATATCCGAAATATCGATATATCTGGGGTGAGCTAAATTAGCCACAAACAAATCCAAGTCGCCATCATTGTCATAATCGCCCCAATCGGCTCCGATGCTATGTCCATAATAACCGTTTTTGTAAGTTCCAGCCAAGCCATAAAGTGCCGCTACATCTACAAAGAGAGTATCTTGCTGTTTCCAACAGAAGTTTCTATTTAAACGATAGTTGGTCACATAAATTTCCTGCTTGCCATCATTGTCAAAATCAGCGGGGGCTACTCCTCTTCCGGATAAACCCGGTTTATCAGTGTAATAGGGTTCCCGAAAGCCGTACTCATAGCTTTTATCATTAAAGTAGCCATTCTTGTTATCCCAAAAAATATCAGGATAACCGCTTCTTTTTTGCCAAATTTCATAATTGGCTGCATAAAGCGAAGGGTAACCTGTTTGGTTATTATCAATCCAGGCGACGGCTTCGGTAGGATAGGTATCATCAATGTCTCCGGCGCGATCATTGACATTAACAAAGCGAGTGTTATCCATATTTTTCATTAATTGGTCACCTTGACCATCGGAAGAATGGCTATAGGAAACAAAATCCAATAAGCCGTCTTTGTTAAAATCAGCAAAAATGCCTCCGCTGCCGTTCAAATCCTTACAGCCAGCACTATCCGTAACTTCTGTAAACTGCAATTTGCCTGCGTTTTTATATAGGTATTTACCATTAAAGAGAAGATCAATTAAACCGTCCGAATTATAGTCAGCTAAAGCAACTCGCGAGTAACCTTTTCCAGCTAAATTGGCATTATCGCTGATATCTTCGAAGCAAATTCCTTTGTATCCGGCGATATTTTGCATCCATTTTAAGGGCTCTTCTTTAATCTTAAGTTCAGTTCGCAATCTATTCATAAAAGCCATTGACTCTTTATCATAACGGTTTCGGGGGGAGCCCAAAATCAAACATTGGGTAAAATGTTCCGCTGCTTTTTGTTTATCATTTTTTTTGCCGGAAAGAAGCAGAACTTTTGCCATCCAGAAATTTTGTTCTGCTTGCTCACCCCGATCGTTATGTGTAAAATGAACTTGGGCGCTTAATTTAAGGAGGTCATCATATTGTTTTTGGCTGTTTTTGCTTAAAATCGGAGTTTCGGTTTCATCGCCAAAAAGACCAAAGGGCTTAATCAATTGGTAATATTGCAGTTTCACCTCTTGCTCCAAAACCCTTGCTTTCCAGTCATCAGCTGAATAAATATCGTATAAAAGTGTTTGTTCACTATCCGAATATGC
It encodes:
- a CDS encoding amidohydrolase family protein, encoding MPNILTNIINPISREEILFLPEQVISITDSIISAITPKQNFTGKIDENRQNEYALPGFIDLHTHLSQYRIRGLFEPALLPWLHKYVFPEEARSQDNFYAEKLSREFFSALLRGGTTTAIIYTAPFSNACNIAFEIAELIGIRAFIGMTLMDMNCPDSLKQDGFKALEESILLYEKWHLKNPKLEYIFTPRFAPTCSIELMSGVGRFAKEHNAWIQTHLSENKDELKLVKDIFGLSSYAEVYEQSGLLTEQSLLAHCIHLQDNELQILSANKCKIAHCPDSNFFLKSGEFPLAKIEEAEIEYGLGSDVGAGTTLNMLFHAKMMNYRQSHYPVFPAKALYHITLGNAKLLGMDSQIGSLETGKEADIVFLRPKENDFPIADVPSHIVFCPDAWQVSKTMVAGKELWNCDFPEDMK
- a CDS encoding CRTAC1 family protein, with amino-acid sequence MKYISLFILLTVSLSCFAITNEEIRFLCDKEQFQVLAKSYETIQSKIAKGNEEDLKTVLYYAHRAYLQDIAKQCHKRLARDYKSLEDALQWLFLCESSEVDSLQFYTDLNSITQALTDSLDHYVWLYYTKRCTEAELYDKIATTEKYNTIIEAMAKDLIDEISIERSDSLALQKLQEFETKYPHSQYRSIALYYKLYNLANRKNWTGLIEALPPLANLDPTSAYITSLFLLSPTFRKDFTGQEDLLQLSAKYLANAYSDSEQTLLYDIYSADDWKARVLEQEVKLQYYQLIKPFGLFGDETETPILSKNSQKQYDDLLKLSAQVHFTHNDRGEQAEQNFWMAKVLLLSGKKNDKQKAAEHFTQCLILGSPRNRYDKESMAFMNRLRTELKIKEEPLKWMQNIAGYKGICFEDISDNANLAGKGYSRVALADYNSDGLIDLLFNGKYLYKNAGKLQFTEVTDSAGCKDLNGSGGIFADFNKDGLLDFVSYSHSSDGQGDQLMKNMDNTRFVNVNDRAGDIDDTYPTEAVAWIDNNQTGYPSLYAANYEIWQKRSGYPDIFWDNKNGYFNDKSYEYGFREPYYTDKPGLSGRGVAPADFDNDGKQEIYVTNYRLNRNFCWKQQDTLFVDVAALYGLAGTYKNGYYGHSIGADWGDYDNDGDLDLFVANLAHPRYIDISDISMLLRNDGLTYRVVENDTIYYWLFTDVTKQAGITYDELHSDPLFFDADNDGYLDLFITSVYDNERSYLYHNKGDGTFEDVTWLAGARVYNGWGNATGDLDRDGLPDLVAGSGTGAKILHNKTLTKNKALYVKPVWKNENIELESQVKNFAIVPNSPAFGTRVEITLKRPFHKQKKLIRELCSAKGTGSQNAPELHFGINRAKVIAIKKV
- a CDS encoding DegT/DnrJ/EryC1/StrS family aminotransferase; this encodes MNVPMLDLKAQYAPIIGEIKEALDNVITEHQYIMGPQVKLFEDKMAKYLGIKNAIGCASGTDALVLAIKALEIGQGDEVITTPFSFFATASSIWRNNARPVFVDIDPLTFNLDPDKIEAAITENTKAILPVHLFGQCADMDSIMAIAAKYNLKVIEDNAQGIGSSWNGKMSCSFGDIGTLSFFPSKNLGAMGDAGMCLTNNDDLAAKLRQLRVHGENPKYFHKWVGLNSRLDTLQAAILSVKLNYLEVWSEGRRTNADYYNAHLKNIPGIRIPSIDSRAVSIYNQYTLVCEQRDELMAYLQGKGIGCAVYYPLPLHLQECFSSLGYQKGDLPVAEELAQKVLSIPIYPELTNEQKQYVCETITSFYCG
- a CDS encoding SLBB domain-containing protein, yielding MKIKLLLILSLTFCLLFAIEPAPEQQQIYISVSLTGYVENPGVYQLTPLNRLSDLLALNRNAVIEAMKIEQPVLEETPKPAEQLSPPNPEKEKSKDYAQNQGLRSIKITRNGKTETYDLLKFYRLGDLSNNPFLKDGDLVFVPAIQNFISIEGGINLPGELEFVEGDKLGTIVELSLGFTFDADIAKIQLYRYKENRIDYDVLNYDLKNNPSLLNFPLKADDRLIISCDSEIRTRQRIKIFGQVKNPGEYVIDANTTLYEVLQQAGGLTKRGDVKTMVYYNENVNADPDPYFEMLLNRSMGDMTPLEYSYLRTNLLQLKGKYSIDPVKMMNSEGKEANPVLYNGDIIYIPEKIDMVWVSGQVKNPGMIPWMEGKDWKYYIQAAGGYTNNRSSGKDRIIRGTSGNWVKPNKELYIKPGDTVFVPAQSDRSTWTDVKDIVTLTSSVVTIILGIRALTTN
- a CDS encoding GDP-mannose 4,6-dehydratase → MRVLVTGGSGFIGSHLAEKLLDEGNEVFVIDNLSTGRLENIESFKDKPKFHLTIGSVLNRELLEKLISNVDQVYHLAAAVGVKYIIENPLLSLKTNIMGTDNVLELCNKYKAKALIASTSEIYGKSEQVPFAETDDRLLGSTHISRWGYGCSKAIDEFLALAFYREKKLPVVIVRCFNTVGPRQTGQYGMVLPKFIKAALLNQPLVIYGTGEQTRCFADVSDVIDAFTKLMNTTECAGEIFNVGTTESISITDLAKKVKDMCHSKSRIEYMSYADAFEEGFEDMMHREPDLSKIKDFIGWEPKLKLDDIITRMIEYYEN